One segment of Desulfonauticus submarinus DNA contains the following:
- a CDS encoding FmdB family zinc ribbon protein produces the protein MPIFEFKCMKCGHIQEFILKNNDEAIELKCEKCGGEELSRILSQVSYTVSSPSGKATLTSKRCGSNSCTTMTLPGSD, from the coding sequence ATGCCTATATTTGAATTTAAATGCATGAAGTGTGGTCATATCCAAGAATTTATCTTAAAAAATAATGATGAAGCAATAGAGTTAAAATGCGAAAAATGCGGAGGAGAAGAACTTAGTAGAATTTTAAGTCAAGTCTCCTATACTGTCTCTTCTCCTTCAGGAAAAGCAACCTTAACTAGTAAACGTTGTGGATCTAATTCTTGTACTACTATGACCTTACCTGGCTCAGATTAA
- the tmcB gene encoding electron transfer complex ferredoxin TmcB gives MAYFPEDIGLVEGVKNLTEDKIQQTIKEIISKETGARLRAYLDTCVHCGLCADACHFFLSHDRDPKYSPVGKVKQTIWEMVKREGKVSPGFILRSAVIAYTECNLCKRCSLYCPFGIDMAYLLSIVRRICHKLGVTPQYIQDTAHSHSATMNQMWVKDDEWIDSIQWQEDEARDEIPNLRIPLEKEGADIMYSVIGPEPKFRTQLIYQAAVIMNEAGVSWTMPATPGWDNSDMAMYVGDYELMGRLKRLHFETAMRLKVKKIVMGECGHAYRSIYDTGNRWLGWRDMPIPIIHAVQFYWELLQEGKLKVAKKFEEPVTLHDPCNIVRGMGLHEMLREVIKAFCSNFVEMYPNREHNYCCCAGGGVINCGPPFKLTRVLGNKIKAEQLKATGVKIVIAPCHNCHGGLEDIIHYYKLEMQLKFLGDIIYECMEKSNAVV, from the coding sequence ATGGCATATTTCCCAGAAGATATAGGTTTGGTAGAGGGAGTTAAGAATTTAACAGAGGATAAAATTCAGCAAACAATAAAAGAAATTATTTCTAAAGAGACAGGTGCTAGGCTTAGAGCCTATTTAGACACTTGTGTTCATTGCGGTTTATGTGCAGATGCCTGTCACTTTTTTTTATCTCATGATAGAGACCCAAAGTATTCTCCTGTGGGCAAAGTTAAACAAACTATATGGGAGATGGTAAAAAGAGAAGGGAAAGTTAGTCCAGGCTTTATTTTGCGTTCTGCAGTAATTGCCTATACGGAGTGTAATTTATGTAAAAGATGTTCTTTATATTGTCCTTTTGGTATTGATATGGCTTATTTGTTGAGTATTGTCCGACGTATTTGCCATAAATTAGGAGTTACACCTCAATATATTCAGGATACTGCTCATAGTCATTCTGCTACCATGAACCAAATGTGGGTAAAAGATGATGAATGGATTGATAGTATTCAATGGCAAGAAGATGAAGCAAGAGATGAGATTCCAAATTTACGGATTCCTTTGGAAAAAGAAGGTGCAGATATAATGTATTCAGTTATAGGACCTGAACCAAAGTTTAGGACTCAACTAATATATCAAGCAGCTGTGATTATGAATGAAGCAGGAGTAAGTTGGACTATGCCTGCAACTCCTGGTTGGGATAATAGTGATATGGCTATGTATGTGGGAGATTATGAGTTAATGGGAAGATTAAAAAGGCTTCATTTTGAAACAGCAATGCGTTTGAAGGTTAAAAAAATAGTAATGGGTGAATGTGGACATGCATATCGTTCTATTTATGATACAGGAAATAGATGGTTAGGATGGAGAGATATGCCTATTCCTATTATTCACGCAGTACAATTTTATTGGGAATTGCTTCAAGAAGGTAAATTAAAAGTTGCTAAAAAATTTGAAGAACCTGTTACTTTACATGATCCTTGTAATATTGTTCGGGGAATGGGACTTCATGAAATGTTAAGAGAAGTTATTAAAGCTTTTTGTTCTAATTTTGTTGAAATGTATCCTAATAGAGAACATAATTATTGCTGCTGTGCAGGAGGAGGAGTTATAAATTGTGGGCCACCTTTTAAACTTACTAGAGTATTAGGTAATAAAATAAAAGCAGAACAATTAAAGGCGACAGGCGTTAAAATAGTAATTGCTCCGTGTCATAATTGTCATGGTGGATTAGAAGATATTATTCACTACTATAAATTGGAAATGCAGTTGAAGTTTTTGGGAGATATTATTTATGAATGTATGGAGAAGTCAAATGCAGTGGTATAG
- the tmcA gene encoding acidic tetraheme cytochrome c3 TmcA, which yields MQWYRSKLCFVIGLALFFFLSNFSFIVFAQTEQDYLLLGNEFVKTKRPQVKFYHDKHNQLARIEDNCVLCHHIYRDGKIIEDESSEDQKCVDCHKIKDKVLNLQDAYHKLCKGCHLKQHKGPILCGECHKKYNK from the coding sequence ATGCAGTGGTATAGAAGTAAGTTATGTTTTGTAATTGGGTTGGCTTTATTTTTTTTCTTAAGTAATTTTTCATTTATTGTTTTTGCGCAAACAGAACAAGATTATTTGTTATTGGGAAATGAATTTGTTAAAACTAAACGTCCTCAAGTAAAATTTTATCATGATAAACATAATCAGTTAGCTCGTATAGAAGATAATTGTGTGTTATGTCATCATATTTATAGAGATGGTAAGATTATAGAAGATGAATCTTCTGAAGATCAAAAATGTGTTGATTGTCATAAAATAAAAGATAAGGTCCTTAATCTGCAAGATGCTTATCATAAGTTATGCAAAGGATGTCATTTAAAACAACATAAAGGGCCTATTTTATGTGGAGAATGTCATAAAAAATATAATAAGTAA
- the tmcD gene encoding electron transfer complex subunit TmcD has protein sequence MEQQDWDIGEESFSLSALQQFSWIEEFQFSNNGKKIGVIVNKGEGNFSVWENGKLWDSNFSRIWYLRYSPWNTLVGLVVDDDSHTVCVDGELWSNKFDFVWNLLFSEEDKSIAVAVQKDMQYAMALNDKVWSNFYENANQFILSCNGKKTAAVVQIKSFGQGDIFKFQQGCYSVAIDGIKWPTSFVNVWTPVFNKRGDKVAAQVRLSLYEYSVAVDGKCWDKTFSCVWEPCFNPLNNSVIAPVRINGKWGMAIDGNLLWPNKFVQLWNQQFSANGKHIAAICASQFGMWTIVVDGRIWNTHFCSLITDLVFSPNGERVAAIGKNKKTWHLVIDDKVWPNSYSMLWRPVFSSNSEHVAIKAEKNNQYTIVVNGIEYKDSFDVLAQPIFSPDSKKILIRGIKGDTYYRRVISLDAFGGC, from the coding sequence ATGGAGCAACAGGATTGGGATATAGGAGAAGAATCATTTTCTTTAAGTGCCTTACAGCAGTTTTCTTGGATAGAAGAGTTTCAGTTTAGTAATAATGGCAAAAAAATTGGAGTTATTGTAAATAAAGGAGAAGGTAACTTTAGCGTTTGGGAGAATGGTAAATTATGGGATTCTAATTTCTCCCGAATTTGGTATTTACGTTATTCGCCGTGGAATACGTTAGTGGGCTTAGTAGTAGACGATGATTCTCACACTGTATGTGTAGATGGTGAATTATGGTCTAATAAATTTGATTTTGTTTGGAATCTTTTATTTAGTGAGGAAGATAAAAGTATTGCTGTAGCTGTGCAAAAGGATATGCAGTATGCAATGGCCTTAAATGATAAAGTTTGGTCTAATTTTTATGAAAATGCTAATCAGTTTATATTAAGTTGCAATGGAAAAAAAACAGCGGCTGTAGTTCAAATCAAGTCTTTTGGACAAGGAGATATTTTTAAATTTCAGCAAGGATGTTATAGCGTAGCAATAGACGGGATAAAGTGGCCAACTAGTTTTGTAAACGTTTGGACACCTGTGTTTAACAAACGTGGTGATAAAGTAGCTGCCCAAGTCAGGTTATCTTTATATGAATATAGTGTAGCTGTAGATGGTAAGTGTTGGGATAAAACCTTTTCCTGTGTTTGGGAGCCTTGTTTTAATCCTTTAAATAATTCAGTAATAGCGCCTGTTAGAATAAATGGTAAATGGGGTATGGCAATAGATGGAAATCTGCTTTGGCCTAATAAATTTGTACAACTTTGGAATCAACAGTTTAGTGCCAATGGTAAACATATTGCAGCTATTTGCGCTTCGCAATTTGGAATGTGGACTATAGTGGTAGATGGTAGAATTTGGAATACGCATTTTTGTTCTTTGATTACTGATTTAGTTTTTAGTCCAAATGGAGAGAGAGTAGCTGCAATCGGGAAGAATAAAAAAACATGGCATTTAGTAATAGATGATAAAGTATGGCCCAATAGTTACTCTATGCTTTGGAGACCTGTATTTAGTTCTAATTCTGAACATGTGGCTATAAAGGCTGAAAAAAATAATCAATACACTATTGTGGTCAATGGTATTGAATATAAAGATAGTTTCGATGTTTTAGCCCAACCCATATTTAGCCCAGATAGTAAAAAGATTCTCATTCGAGGTATAAAAGGAGATACATATTATAGACGTGTGATTAGTTTAGATGCTTTTGGAGGATGTTGA
- the tmcC gene encoding TmcC family electron transfer complex membrane anchor subunit: MHNVYTFLLGPGAWITWGIFLGGSLYRLASITFLAKSRDEVVLRYFNLKFALRSILHWSIPFGTTNMRRHWIMTFISFCFHIGVIITPIFLSAHNILLKEYFNVYFITIPNWVADILTVFVLFSCIFFVLRKIFVREVRFVTSFTDYVLILLVFLPFLFGFLAYHQWFNYSLMLILHILFGEILLIVIPFTRLVHMIFAPLVRAYTGSEFGGVRHAKDW; encoded by the coding sequence ATGCATAATGTATATACTTTTTTATTAGGACCAGGTGCATGGATTACGTGGGGTATTTTTTTAGGTGGGTCTCTTTATAGACTAGCAAGTATTACTTTTTTAGCTAAAAGTAGAGATGAAGTTGTTTTAAGATATTTTAACCTTAAGTTTGCTTTAAGATCAATACTACACTGGTCTATTCCTTTTGGAACAACAAATATGAGAAGACATTGGATTATGACCTTTATCTCGTTTTGTTTTCATATCGGAGTTATTATTACCCCTATTTTTTTATCTGCTCATAATATCTTATTAAAAGAATATTTTAATGTTTATTTTATTACTATTCCTAATTGGGTCGCAGACATATTAACTGTATTTGTCTTATTTAGTTGTATCTTTTTTGTTTTAAGAAAAATATTTGTACGAGAGGTTAGGTTTGTAACTTCTTTTACAGATTATGTTCTTATTTTATTAGTATTTTTACCTTTTTTGTTTGGTTTTTTAGCTTATCATCAATGGTTCAATTATTCTTTAATGCTTATTCTTCATATATTGTTTGGAGAGATTTTATTGATAGTTATTCCTTTTACACGTTTAGTGCATATGATTTTTGCCCCTCTAGTACGAGCTTATACTGGTTCTGAGTTTGGGGGAGTTAGACATGCAAAAGATTGGTAA